One window of the Spea bombifrons isolate aSpeBom1 chromosome 8, aSpeBom1.2.pri, whole genome shotgun sequence genome contains the following:
- the FKRP gene encoding ribitol 5-phosphate transferase FKRP produces MRCPLCHVLIALTLLCNVLLLYYSWHLQFRALGRQAPLPALAPGITVIVREFRAFEHGLAELNRSFLRSRPSLRLLIASDVLPYPPVPGLSVLKLHPSPEQPSSASRPESHIHSRLVALVPDGTALNPPDLLDRMAQKLRDAPPSIRIMAAAAGPDLRCLHLNVSTRQWTAEYRPAVASEPCGAVSGTAVLMLRSRDLFELPFPLARPLQAALFIQAALRGWGVQIAEGVSFPRTPLPATDHGRWKSEQAERQEEAATMRALGVRLVRGLDGGERWFGCSKETQRCFGTVVGETPEYLYEGRWTPPCCLRALRATAHHVIKVLERNGVRYWLEGGSLLGAARHGDIIPWDYDVDLGIYLEDIVLCAELRGAQGGSLVDAEGFVWERAVEGDFFRVQYSQSNHLHVDLWPFYPRDGVMTRDSWTGHPQDVEFPESFLQPLQTIAFAGGTAQAPNRHLELLRMKFGEKSIEEPEYPNSALLSMRGR; encoded by the coding sequence ATGCGCTGCCCGCTCTGCCACGTGCTGATTGCCCTGACTCTGCTCTGCAATGTCCTTCTGCTTTACTACTCGTGGCACCTACAGTTCCGGGCTCTGGGGCGCCAGGCTCCCCTCCCAGCCCTGGCACCGGGCATTACCGTCATCGTGCGTGAGTTCCGTGCCTTCGAACATGGCCTGGCCGAGCTGAATCGCTCTTTCTTGCGTTCCCGGCCCTCCCTGCGCCTGCTCATCGCGTCCGACGTGCTCCCTTACCCTCCCGTCCCCGGCCTCAGCGTCCTGAAGCTGCACCCTTCCCCCGAGCAGCCCAGCTCCGCCAGCAGGCCGGAATCCCACATCCACAGCAGGCTCGTTGCCCTGGTCCCGGATGGCACCGCTCTTAATCCCCCGGATTTGCTGGACCGGATGGCACAGAAGCTGCGGGACGCTCCTCCGAGTATTAGGAtaatggccgccgccgccggaCCTGACTTGCGGTGCTTGCACCTTAACGTATCCACGAGGCAGTGGACAGCAGAATACAGGCCGGCGGTGGCGAGCGAGCCTTGTGGGGCGGTGAGCGGCACCGCGGTGCTCATGCTACGTTCCCGTGACCTGTTCGAGCTTCCTTTCCCCCTCGCACGGCCGCTGCAGGCCGCTCTTTTCATCCAGGCGGCTCTTCGTGGGTGGGGCGTGCAGATAGCGGAAGGCGTCTCTTTCCCACGCACTCCGCTTCCAGCCACAGACCACGGCCGCTGGAAGTCGGAGCAGGCCGAACGCCAAGAGGAAGCGGCGACCATGAGAGCGCTGGGCGTGCGTCTGGTCCGAGGGCTGGATGGAGGGGAGCGGTGGTTTGGCTGTTCCAAAGAGACCCAGCGTTGTTTTGGGACAGTGGTGGGAGAGACCCCAGAGTATCTTTATGAAGGACGCTGGACGCCTCCCTGTTGCCTTCGGGCGCTGAGGGCCACGGCGCATCATGTCATAAAAGTGCTGGAGAGGAACGGTGTTCGTTACTGGCTGGAGGGGGGCAGTCTGCTGGGTGCAGCTCGACATGGCGACATTATCCCTTGGGACTACGACGTGGACCTCGGAATCTATCTAGAGGACATAGTTCTGTGTGCGGAGCTCCGCGGGGCCCAGGGAGGCTCTCTGGTGGATGCAGAGGGCTTTGTCTGGGAGCGAGCGGTAGAAGGAGACTTCTTTAGGGTCCAGTACAGTCAAAGCAACCATCTACACGTGGACCTGTGGCCCTTCTACCCCCGGGACGGGGTAATGACGCGCGACTCCTGGACGGGACACCCCCAGGACGTCGAGTTCCCAGAGAGCTTCCTCCAGCCTTTGCAGACTATTGCTTTTGCCGGAGGGACTGCCCAAGCGCCAAACCGCCATCTAGAGCTGCTGCGCATGAAATTTGGAGAGAAATCCATCGAGGAACCAGAATACCCCAACTCGGCCCTGCTGAGCATGAGAGGGAGATGA